The DNA sequence GACCATTATCAGTGCAATATAAGTCTTTGACTTCATCTCGAATAAACTCAAAGTCAATATACTTATCGAGTTTACGAACTAGATGGTTGGCTGGAACTAACTGGTCTAGCGTGACCATTTCGAGTTCATGTTGTTGCGGGGAAGGTTCTCTTAACATGGTTAATTTTTGTAATTTTCCATGTTTTTATTAGATCAAAGTCCTAGACTACTGTCTAGGACTTTGTCATCAGTCTGAAAGCACCAAATTGGTGCTTTTCTCATTTTACTTTAACGGGAAATTAATTAAATATGCGACGGCGCAAAGCTAACAAGCCAAATAAAGACAGGACAGTAAATACACTGGTACTTGCGCCTTGACGTTCTACTTTATCTTCTTCTATCTCGCAACTTTCTTCTTCACCATCGGTTGGCTCTAGTGTTACTGCTCGCACAACATCTTCAAGCTCTGGATTGCCATTTTCATCCAACATTGGTTGCCCTTTTGAATCTAAGCGCTGCACTTTAATAATAGCCGTTGCCGAAATCACATTCTCATCATTAATATCACGTGCTTGTATGATAGTATACGGGCTATCACAACCAATTAAGTTATTCACGTTTTTAAAACTACCATTAATACTATCGTACAAAAATGCCGCGGTTCTACGTGGATTACTAGTGCTATCATTATGACTTTCAATTTCACCGTCACCTACAATTAGGCCACTTTCATTAATAGCATAAGCGGTAGTATCTGACGTTGTAAAAAAGCCAGGGTGAGTGATCAATTCCATTTCTTCTTTTGGCTTAGTCGTATCGACATAAAAGAGTTTTTTTACGACTGCATCGTCATAGCGATAACCTACTGCGATACCTTTATCATTAATATCATTGGCCTTAGAAATCACCACACCCCGGCCTAAAAAACGATTGTTCTTTTGGTTAAAGTCGAATACTTCCCCATCTTTATACATAACAGCATAAGAGCCGTAACTGCGTTGATCTACTGCTGGAGAAGTAACCTCTTCATCATACCAGCCACTAGCATAACCTACCGCTACACCAGAATTATTCACCGCAGTTGCATAAGATGAATGTGGTCTTTCATCATCTGGATGTGGCTCAATTAACAAACCTAGCTGCTCAACCTCCACCGAACCGTCTGGACTTAATGAGGCCTTATAAGCCATCATGTGATACATATTAGTCTGCAAATTCTGAACGCAAATTTCATAAGGTATATCATCTAGAATATCCGGATCTGCACAACCACCCGTTTCATCTTGGATATACTCAACTGTATTCTCATTGAGTTTATAACTCATAAAGCCAACCGCTGAGCCATTCTCATTTACATCAATAACTGCTGATAAGCCACCACCATATTGCGTCTCAGCAGGAACTACAGGTAAGACCTGCGCACCGTTATCATAAGAGAAGAAGCCACGCTGACCAAATTCTCTAAGCCAAAAGTTACGAATATTACCGTTACTATCAGTAAAAGGCTCCATAGGCAAATAAGGTGCAGTGCCAGAACCGTAAGCCACGCCTGAGTCGGTAATACCAGCAATAATATCAACGGTAGAGCGAGTTAATTGATCTGTACCTTCAAATACCTGATCAAAAATAACAAACTGCTCACTTTGTGAACCTTCCTTTCCTAAATGTGTCATAGCAACAAAGTCAATAATTCTTTGGTACTCATAAACTAACTCATTACTCCGACTACCGGCTCCCCTACTTGTATCTTGTAACCAACGTACAACCCAAGCTAAGTCATTGGCCGTTGGATTACCCGCCACCATGGCATCGTAATCCTCTATATCTTCAAGCCCATGAGTCCGCTCATGATATGCGTTTGCATATTCTTCAATATCTTGAAAATTTTGTTCATCTAAATAATCAAATTGCACTGGCAAGTTATATGATTTTGCGCCTGATATTGCCATTTCACCATTATGATTTTGATGCTGCGCATAGGTATACTTCAACTCACCCACTGCACCTTTATCTACTACTTTATAAGTGGCGGCATGGACGCTAGCGGCCATACCAATACTTAATGCACTAGAAACACCCAGTGCTAATACTCTTTTTGCAAATTGCTTCATTCTACTTAGGTACCCATTTTTATGGAATATATTATTTGGCTGTTAGCTGGCTTTCATCTCGAACAACCAAATTATCAATTGTTATAATTCGTCTAATTCTTGCCAGCGCGTATAAGCAAGGTCAAGCTTTGACTCACTTTCTGCAAGCTGGTTCAATATTTTTTGACTCTGCTGCGGATCTTGACTGAAAAAGTCAGCTTGATTTATCTGCGCTTGTAAAGATGCGATTAATGTTTCTAAATCATCAATAACTTGCGGCAGTTCCTCTAATTCTCGTGTTTCTTTATAAGAAAGCTTTTTCTTTACCGGCTTAGTTTTACTTTCTGGCTTGGCTTTTGTTGCTTCCGCTTGCTGCTCTTTATTTTTAGCGTCTGATAGCTGCGCCTGCCTTTGCTGCTCTTTTTGCGCTAAATAGCTATCAACATCATCATAACCACCAACAATGTGATTGATATAGCCGCTACCATCAAAATATAAACAGCTATTTACGCAATTATTTACAAAGTCGCGATCATGGCTTACTAAAATAACGGTTCCAGCATAATTTGCAACGACTTCTTCTAAAAGCTCCAATGTTTCTATATCTAAGTCATTGGTTGGCTCATCGAGAATAAGAAAATTACTCGGCTTTAAAAATAAGCGTGCTAACAATAATCGGTTCTTTTCACCACCTGATAATGCCCTTACTGGTGTTCTCGCGCGTTTTGGACTAAATAAGAAATCTTGCAAATAGCCCAAAACATGTCGGGTTCTACCATTGACTGTGATATCTTGCTTACCTTCAGCCACCGTATCTTGTACGGTTTTATTTGGGTCTAATGCGTCTCTATGCTGATCAAAATAGGCAATATCTAAATTAACCCCAACACGCATTTTGCCTGACGTTGGCTTTAACTGCTCCATTAATAGCTTTATTAACGTTGACTTACCGGTACCATTAGCACCAATTAGCGCCAACCTATCGCCGCGGCTAATCAGTAAACTTAAATCATTGATGATGGTTTTTCGTTTATCTCCCTCACCAAAGGCCATAGATAAATGTTCACATTCAAACACCAATTTACCTGAGCGATCGCCATGGGAAATATTGATATCACTTTGATGTTTTACTTCACGACGCTTTTGCCGTTCCACGCGCAACTTTTCTAAGGCACGTACACGGCCTTCGTTACGGGTTCGTCTTGCTTTAATTCCCTGCCTTATCCAGGTTTCTTCTTCAGCTAAGCGTTTATCGAACAAGGCATTTTGTGTCGCTTCTACTTGCAAATCGTGCTGTTTTTGCTCTATGTAGAGGTCGTAATTTCCTGGGTAACTTGTCAATTTACCACGGTCTAGATCAACAATACGTGTTGCTAAGCCCCGAATAAACGCCCTATCGTGACTAATAAAAACGATAGTACCGGCAAAGTCTTTTAAAAATTGTTCAAGCCACAATACGGATTTAATATCTAAATGGTTGGTTGGCTCATCTAGCAACAACACATCAGGATCGGTTACTAGCGCTTTTGCTAAAGCCAATTTTCTTAACCAGCCACCGGATAAGTCACTAACTTTTTTATCTGCTTCAAGTGCTAGCTTGCTTAGTACCTGTTCAATACGCTGCTCATCTTGCCAAGCGTTGGCTTTTTCCAACTCTTCTTGTACTTGCGCCAATTTAGCCATATTCGCTTCACTGGCATCTTCAGTCACCAAGTGAACTAAGGCGTGATATCGCTTAATGAGCTCAGCATTTTGCTCCACTCCTTGGGCAACATAATCAAAAATGGTTAAATCACATGACTCTGGCGGGTCTTGCTCTAGCATGCCAAGGCGAACATCATTAGAAATGATCATTTGGCCATCATCTAGCGCTTGCTTTGCCATTAACACTTTAAGTAGCGATGACTTGCCTGCGCCATTGCGGCCAACCAAACAAACTCGCTCACCACTATTTATGCGAAGCTCTGTTTTATCGAGTATATTATCTTCGCCAAAGGCCAATTCTGCCTTGGTAATTCTAATTAATTCCATGATTATAATAATCCCGCCACTTGTTCAACATCAAACGGCCAAAACAACTTTTTATTATCAGACAACCTTTCTAACACAGGAATATGAACGCCATATAGCTCAACTAAGCTAGCTTGTTCATGGGGCACACTTTCTTGTTCAATAATATCAATTTGCGCGAGTTCATCGGCAGGGATAAGCGGTAAACAAATTGCTAATGCCTGCTCACACAAGTGACAGCCTTCGCTACCATAAAGATTAAACTTTTTTACTATCATAAACTTATTATTAACTTACTCTGTAATGTTTTGTGTAATAGACCAGCTATTATGTATATGTTTATTGCGAGCAAAATCTTTATCGCGCGTAACATCGGATAACGCTTTTGCTTGTAGCCCTAGTGCTGATAAGGCATCAAAGTCCATCTTAAAGTTGCGCTTATTATTAGTGAAAAATATTTCACCACCATAGCTTAACGACTTTAATGCATCAGTAATCAAAGCAATGTGATCACGTTGCACATCAAAACTGTCTTCCATGCGCTTTGAATTTGAAAAGGTCGGCGGATCAATAAAAATTAAATCAAATTTCTGGCTATTACACTTTAACCACTCTAAACAGTTTGCTTGAATAAATTGATATTTATGACCAGACAACTTATTTAAGGCAAAATTATCTTGTGCCCAATTTAAGTAAGTATTAGACATATCAACTGTGGTAACCGATTCAGCGCCATGTAATGCCGCCTGCACCGAAACAGAGCCAGTATAGGCAAATAAATTTAATAACGACTTACCTTTGGCTTTTTTAGCGACAATTTGCCTGGTTTTTCGGTGATCTAAAAACAAGCCCGTATCGAGATAATCCCATAAGTTCACTTTAAATAAAGCACCGTGCTCATTCACAGTAATCGCTTGTTTTGATTTATCTAGCTTTTGGTATTGATTGCTACCTTTTTGTTTTGCTCGTGTTTTTAAAACCACTTTATTAGTAGGTACTTCAAGCACCTTAGGCGCCCAATAAATCACTTCTTGCAAACGTTTATTAGCCTTATCGGTATCAATTGATTTTGGCGCGGCATATTCTTGAATAACTAGGTACTCACCATAAACATCAACCGCGACATTGTATTCAGGAATATCGCCATCGTATAAGCGGTAGCACTCTATTTGGCTTGATTTAAGCCAGCCTTTTAAGCTCTTACGGTTTTTCTTTAATCTATTGGCAAAAGCACTATCTTGCTCGGCAAAGCTCGCCTGAGGGTTGGCGGCATCTTTTGCTAACTGCTTTTCATTGATATCGTAAAGCGCTAATTGACAATCAAGCGGACCATTTTTAAATTTATAGCGCTTAGTACTTGAAAGCTTCAACATTGCCAGCAACTCAATGTTCGCCGTTAATATCGCCACACGCCAGTCAATAAATTGTGCTTTTAATTTCTGACCAAATAAAACAAAGCTTTCAACTAATTCAGGTAATTCACCAATTCGCTCACCATAGGGCGGGTTAAATAAGATGGTACCTGCTTGACCAAAGGTGTTATTCATTTTATTGGTATCTTTACAGCTAAACTCAATAAAACGCTGTAAATTAGCGTTGCGCGCATTTTGCTGCGCTGTTTTTAACACGCGAGAATCAATATCAATACCAAATACTTTGACATTAAAATCAGCCATAGCATCATTTGATGCAGCAATGGCATTATCAAGCTGCTCTTGCCAACACGCTTCATCATGCATTAGCCAAGCATCAAAGCCCCAGTAAGCTCTATCAATGCCTGGCGCTTGTTTTGCTGCCATAGAAACCGCTTCAATTAATATCGTGCCTGAGCCACACATAGGGTCAACCAAAGGTTTGCTGGTATCATTAAGCCAACCTGATCGTAAAATAAGTGCTGCGGCAAGGTTTTCTTTTAGCGGCGCGGCACCAGTATTTTGTCTGTAACCACGCTGAAATAGTCCTCGACCAGAAAAATCAAGGTAAATGCTAACAACGTCTTTTAATAAACGTGCTTGAAAGCTAATGCCAGGTGCTTTTTTATCAACATCTGGACGCTCTAAGCCTTGTTCTCTAAACTGATCAACAATAGCATCTTTAACGGTTAGCGCACCAAATTGGCTATTACGAATTTCATCACTATAGCCAACAAAATCAATAGCAAAGCTAGTCGTGCTAGTAAAATGGTCTGGCCAATTTACCTCACTGGCAACACTGAATAACTGTTCTTTATTTTTCGCATCACCTTCAGCAATTTTAACTAAGATACGAGTCGCTAAACGAGTCCATAAAGATATATGATAACCCACAGATAGTGAGGCAGAAAAGTAAACCCCTTCAGGCTTTTGTACGACTTGTTCGCCGCCAAGCTGGGTGACTTCATCTGCTAATAAAACTTCAATACCTGGAGAAGTTAGCGCTAAAAATTGTTGCATGGTGATTTTCCTATCAAAACGATGGCGGCGATTATATACCTAAAGCAGAACAGACATAAGCAAAAGTTCATTTTTGCGCAATAATGACGCGAACTTCAAAGCCGCACAGTGTGAAATAGCCTATAATTAATCCATAACGTAGAACATTTATACAAACAGTGATTTATTTTAAAAAAGCACTTGCTTTCTTGAGTCGCTATCCTTAATATACGCCTCGCTTTCAAGGAGACATTCTTAAAGCATTCTTAAGTTTGAATTAAAACAACTTAGCTTTCTTGATACTTTTCAAGTCATTCGGACGCGGGATGGAGCAGCTTGGTAGCTCGTCGGGCTCATAACCCGAAGGTCGTTGGTTCAAATCCAGCTCCCGCAACCAATTCTTTGATAACAGGAATTAAAATTGTTATTAGCTTATTTGATAAAATCTTATCAAATCATTCGGACGCGGGATGGAGCAGCTTAAAAGTTCAACCTCGTCGGGCTGCTCTAATAAACGAATAGCCGAAGGTCGTTGTTTTTTTATCAAATCCAACTGCCGCAACCAATTCTTTGATAACAGGAATTAAAATTGTTATTAGCTTACTTGATAAATCTTATCAAGTCATTCGGACGCGGGATGGAGCAGCTTGGTAGCTCGTCGGGCTCATAACCCGAAGGTCGTTGGTTCAAATCCAGCTCCCGCAACCAATCTCCCTTTGTTTTATTTAATATCCTTATTTATATTTAAAATCGTTAATAACGACATCGTTGGTTCGCTTATTCAAGTCACGAGCTCCCGC is a window from the Litorilituus sediminis genome containing:
- a CDS encoding DUF3466 family protein → MKQFAKRVLALGVSSALSIGMAASVHAATYKVVDKGAVGELKYTYAQHQNHNGEMAISGAKSYNLPVQFDYLDEQNFQDIEEYANAYHERTHGLEDIEDYDAMVAGNPTANDLAWVVRWLQDTSRGAGSRSNELVYEYQRIIDFVAMTHLGKEGSQSEQFVIFDQVFEGTDQLTRSTVDIIAGITDSGVAYGSGTAPYLPMEPFTDSNGNIRNFWLREFGQRGFFSYDNGAQVLPVVPAETQYGGGLSAVIDVNENGSAVGFMSYKLNENTVEYIQDETGGCADPDILDDIPYEICVQNLQTNMYHMMAYKASLSPDGSVEVEQLGLLIEPHPDDERPHSSYATAVNNSGVAVGYASGWYDEEVTSPAVDQRSYGSYAVMYKDGEVFDFNQKNNRFLGRGVVISKANDINDKGIAVGYRYDDAVVKKLFYVDTTKPKEEMELITHPGFFTTSDTTAYAINESGLIVGDGEIESHNDSTSNPRRTAAFLYDSINGSFKNVNNLIGCDSPYTIIQARDINDENVISATAIIKVQRLDSKGQPMLDENGNPELEDVVRAVTLEPTDGEEESCEIEEDKVERQGASTSVFTVLSLFGLLALRRRIFN
- the uup gene encoding ATP-binding cassette ATPase Uup yields the protein MELIRITKAELAFGEDNILDKTELRINSGERVCLVGRNGAGKSSLLKVLMAKQALDDGQMIISNDVRLGMLEQDPPESCDLTIFDYVAQGVEQNAELIKRYHALVHLVTEDASEANMAKLAQVQEELEKANAWQDEQRIEQVLSKLALEADKKVSDLSGGWLRKLALAKALVTDPDVLLLDEPTNHLDIKSVLWLEQFLKDFAGTIVFISHDRAFIRGLATRIVDLDRGKLTSYPGNYDLYIEQKQHDLQVEATQNALFDKRLAEEETWIRQGIKARRTRNEGRVRALEKLRVERQKRREVKHQSDINISHGDRSGKLVFECEHLSMAFGEGDKRKTIINDLSLLISRGDRLALIGANGTGKSTLIKLLMEQLKPTSGKMRVGVNLDIAYFDQHRDALDPNKTVQDTVAEGKQDITVNGRTRHVLGYLQDFLFSPKRARTPVRALSGGEKNRLLLARLFLKPSNFLILDEPTNDLDIETLELLEEVVANYAGTVILVSHDRDFVNNCVNSCLYFDGSGYINHIVGGYDDVDSYLAQKEQQRQAQLSDAKNKEQQAEATKAKPESKTKPVKKKLSYKETRELEELPQVIDDLETLIASLQAQINQADFFSQDPQQSQKILNQLAESESKLDLAYTRWQELDEL
- a CDS encoding glutaredoxin family protein; the encoded protein is MIVKKFNLYGSEGCHLCEQALAICLPLIPADELAQIDIIEQESVPHEQASLVELYGVHIPVLERLSDNKKLFWPFDVEQVAGLL
- the rlmKL gene encoding bifunctional 23S rRNA (guanine(2069)-N(7))-methyltransferase RlmK/23S rRNA (guanine(2445)-N(2))-methyltransferase RlmL → MQQFLALTSPGIEVLLADEVTQLGGEQVVQKPEGVYFSASLSVGYHISLWTRLATRILVKIAEGDAKNKEQLFSVASEVNWPDHFTSTTSFAIDFVGYSDEIRNSQFGALTVKDAIVDQFREQGLERPDVDKKAPGISFQARLLKDVVSIYLDFSGRGLFQRGYRQNTGAAPLKENLAAALILRSGWLNDTSKPLVDPMCGSGTILIEAVSMAAKQAPGIDRAYWGFDAWLMHDEACWQEQLDNAIAASNDAMADFNVKVFGIDIDSRVLKTAQQNARNANLQRFIEFSCKDTNKMNNTFGQAGTILFNPPYGERIGELPELVESFVLFGQKLKAQFIDWRVAILTANIELLAMLKLSSTKRYKFKNGPLDCQLALYDINEKQLAKDAANPQASFAEQDSAFANRLKKNRKSLKGWLKSSQIECYRLYDGDIPEYNVAVDVYGEYLVIQEYAAPKSIDTDKANKRLQEVIYWAPKVLEVPTNKVVLKTRAKQKGSNQYQKLDKSKQAITVNEHGALFKVNLWDYLDTGLFLDHRKTRQIVAKKAKGKSLLNLFAYTGSVSVQAALHGAESVTTVDMSNTYLNWAQDNFALNKLSGHKYQFIQANCLEWLKCNSQKFDLIFIDPPTFSNSKRMEDSFDVQRDHIALITDALKSLSYGGEIFFTNNKRNFKMDFDALSALGLQAKALSDVTRDKDFARNKHIHNSWSITQNITE